A segment of the Candidatus Izimaplasma bacterium HR1 genome:
TAGATTACAAGAGCATGTATTAGATGCAAAAAGTGAAACAATTCTTGCCAATTATAGTCAACTATCAGGTCAAGGAAGCGAAGTTTATACTGCTTTAAGTGTTGCTGACAAAGTCGACAAAGAAGTTACTTTAACTTCTGGAGAAACTGTTTTAATTACTAGTGGTAATTACCGTAGTTTTCTCGCTGATTTGGAATCTCCGAAAGACCGTGAAATAGTATTCAAATCTATCTTCAGTCAGTACAAGGATAAAAAGAATGCTTATGCACAGATTTACAATACGATCTTACAAGCTAATATCGCTTCAATGAAAAACAGAAAATACTCTAGTTCTTTAGAATCTTATTTATTTAGAAATAACATTCCTTTAGATGTATATCATAACCTTGTAGCGGTTGCTAAAGAGAACACTGCTCCAATTAAAAGATACTATCAAATGAGAAAAGAATTCTTAGGACTTGAGAAACATCATACATATGATCGTTTCATTCCTCTCGCTTCGGGTAATTCTAAATTCACATACGAAGAAGCAAAAGACTTATTCTTTAAGTCAATTGCTCATTTAGATGAAGAGTTCCAAAGCAAGGCAAAAACAGCTTTAGAAGACGGTTATGTTGACGTTTATGAACACGAAGGTAAACAAACTGGTGCATATAGTTGGGGTGCAATTAATGAACATCCTTATATATTATTAAATTATGATGATACCTTAAATAATGTATTTACTGTAGCTCATGAAGCAGGACATTCAATGCACTCAATGTTTAGTGCTGAAAGCCAACCAGTTGCTACACAAAATTATACAATCTTTGTCGCTGAAATAGCTTCTACTTTTAATGAACATAATCTATTAGACTACTTCATTAAAAACAGTGATGCTTCAAAAGAAGATAAAATTCAATTATTACAACAATCAGTCGATGATATTTTAGGTACATTCTACCGTCAAACATTGTTTGCTGCATATGAATTAAAAGCACACGAACTAGCAGAACAAGGAACACCAATTACTTATGAAACACTTTCGGGTATTATGGTTGATTTATATAAAGAGTTTTATGATATTGATATTACTGAAGAAGATGGAAAAGAATTTGTTTGGGCATATATCCCTCATTTATTCTATACACCATTCTATGTTTA
Coding sequences within it:
- the pepF1_2 gene encoding Oligoendopeptidase F, plasmid, whose translation is MKWDLTKLYKTLKEWEKALGKVEETIEKLGSFQGKLDKFESFKEYYTLQKELGIDFIKVYQYAALTSDLNKKNTENAARVQRMALLASKLGQVTAFESPELLTIGQEVINSFIQKDETLKEYKFSLEKLFRLQEHVLDAKSETILANYSQLSGQGSEVYTALSVADKVDKEVTLTSGETVLITSGNYRSFLADLESPKDREIVFKSIFSQYKDKKNAYAQIYNTILQANIASMKNRKYSSSLESYLFRNNIPLDVYHNLVAVAKENTAPIKRYYQMRKEFLGLEKHHTYDRFIPLASGNSKFTYEEAKDLFFKSIAHLDEEFQSKAKTALEDGYVDVYEHEGKQTGAYSWGAINEHPYILLNYDDTLNNVFTVAHEAGHSMHSMFSAESQPVATQNYTIFVAEIASTFNEHNLLDYFIKNSDASKEDKIQLLQQSVDDILGTFYRQTLFAAYELKAHELAEQGTPITYETLSGIMVDLYKEFYDIDITEEDGKEFVWAYIPHLFYTPFYVYQYATSFAASLKLYEMVQEDKSNIKNHIGLLRSGGNDYPVNQVKKAGVDLTTKEPFKAVVNRLNKLLDELEVALKE